A region of Nostoc sp. 'Peltigera membranacea cyanobiont' N6 DNA encodes the following proteins:
- a CDS encoding cistern family PEP-CTERM protein, giving the protein MSQINSQKIVGYITCGLSSLALVIGSQVPRAEASNDSNVIYSTNPSGSLFTVTTPAGAKATINTAANTVDTTLKQLADKLAADKLAQNAVNSATAETATADKLAKAAKEASDRAAIELSKIEEAAKAAKADADKALTDASNKKADADNAQIDANNKKVDADNAQKIADNKKADTGKAQTDANNKKADADKAQTDANNKKADANKAQTDANNKKADADKAQTDANNKKADADKAQTDANNKKADCDKAQKIVDSKKADFDNAQKIADSKKADFEKAQKDADKAYGLDKIVKQQIANIKKADADNAQTDANNKKADCDKAQVDANNKKADADNAQTDANNKKSYADKAQIDANNKKSDCDKVQIDANNKKSDADKAQTDANNKKADCDKAQVDANNKKADADKAQIDANNKKADCDKTQIDANNKKADADKAQIEANNKKADCDKAQTDANNKKAEADNKKIECDKATKDLAEKQTNQKAAEDKAAQTCAEKDKAEAAAKDAADKETATKGSTSTRPLPIINFNLSDIGKKFQFNFDGSVATQNVSGLTSTAWLTLKSFTGVAANFDVALDNTSSNGINSRTSGLGFNVYSDLLSTNKLDLASGKTSSSGLFSNAVLNGNFPNQFGDIDVCFTDGNTCQGGQNGGVRTEDGLQKFSFSLAFNKPVDSFALGNFGVRYQSIEGTNLGTSGTGQGKYYKSKEPSPRRVPEPGTSGALGLFAVGALRLLKKKPLV; this is encoded by the coding sequence GTGTCTCAAATAAATTCACAGAAAATAGTAGGTTATATCACCTGTGGTTTATCGTCACTAGCTTTAGTCATAGGCTCACAAGTTCCTAGAGCAGAAGCATCTAATGACAGTAACGTTATCTACAGCACCAATCCAAGCGGATCTCTATTTACTGTGACAACCCCAGCAGGTGCAAAAGCAACGATTAATACAGCAGCAAATACAGTTGACACAACATTAAAACAACTGGCTGACAAACTAGCTGCTGACAAACTAGCACAAAACGCAGTGAATTCGGCCACGGCTGAAACAGCAACGGCTGACAAACTAGCAAAAGCAGCGAAAGAAGCATCCGATCGGGCAGCTATTGAGTTAAGCAAGATAGAAGAAGCAGCCAAAGCAGCGAAAGCCGATGCTGACAAAGCTCTGACAGACGCTAGTAACAAGAAAGCTGATGCTGACAATGCTCAGATAGATGCTAATAACAAGAAAGTCGATGCTGACAATGCTCAGAAAATAGCTGACAACAAAAAAGCGGATACTGGCAAAGCTCAGACAGATGCTAACAACAAGAAAGCTGATGCTGACAAAGCTCAGACAGATGCTAACAACAAGAAAGCTGATGCTAACAAAGCTCAAACAGATGCTAACAACAAGAAAGCTGATGCTGACAAAGCTCAGACAGATGCTAACAACAAGAAAGCTGATGCTGACAAAGCTCAAACAGATGCTAACAACAAGAAAGCTGATTGTGACAAAGCTCAGAAAATAGTTGATAGCAAAAAAGCTGATTTTGACAATGCTCAGAAAATAGCTGACAGCAAAAAAGCTGATTTTGAGAAAGCTCAAAAAGATGCTGATAAAGCTTATGGTTTAGATAAGATTGTCAAACAGCAGATAGCTAACATCAAGAAAGCTGATGCTGACAATGCCCAGACAGATGCTAACAATAAGAAAGCTGATTGTGACAAAGCTCAGGTAGACGCTAATAATAAAAAAGCCGATGCTGACAACGCTCAAACAGATGCTAACAACAAAAAATCCTATGCTGACAAGGCTCAAATAGACGCAAATAACAAGAAATCTGATTGTGATAAGGTTCAGATAGACGCAAATAACAAGAAATCTGATGCTGATAAAGCTCAGACAGACGCTAACAACAAGAAAGCTGATTGTGACAAAGCTCAGGTAGACGCTAATAACAAGAAAGCTGATGCTGACAAAGCTCAAATAGACGCTAATAACAAAAAAGCTGATTGTGATAAAACTCAGATAGACGCTAACAACAAGAAAGCTGATGCTGACAAAGCTCAAATAGAAGCTAATAACAAAAAAGCTGATTGTGACAAAGCTCAGACAGACGCTAACAACAAGAAAGCTGAGGCAGATAACAAAAAAATAGAATGTGATAAAGCCACAAAAGATTTAGCTGAGAAACAGACAAACCAAAAAGCAGCAGAAGACAAAGCAGCACAGACTTGTGCAGAAAAAGACAAAGCAGAAGCAGCAGCAAAGGATGCTGCTGATAAGGAAACTGCTACTAAAGGATCAACTTCAACCAGACCCTTACCAATTATCAATTTCAATCTTAGCGATATTGGTAAAAAGTTCCAATTTAACTTTGATGGTAGCGTAGCTACGCAAAATGTCTCTGGACTAACGTCTACAGCATGGTTGACTTTGAAAAGCTTCACTGGTGTGGCAGCAAATTTTGATGTCGCTTTAGATAACACCTCTAGTAATGGCATCAACTCTAGAACTTCTGGCTTGGGTTTTAATGTGTATTCCGACCTTCTGTCTACCAATAAACTTGATTTGGCTTCTGGAAAAACAAGTTCGTCGGGACTTTTTAGCAACGCTGTTCTCAACGGTAATTTTCCCAATCAGTTTGGTGATATAGATGTATGCTTCACTGACGGTAACACCTGTCAGGGTGGACAGAATGGTGGTGTGAGAACAGAAGATGGTCTTCAGAAGTTCTCCTTCTCTCTCGCTTTCAATAAGCCCGTTGACTCATTTGCACTAGGTAACTTTGGAGTACGCTACCAGAGTATTGAAGGAACTAATCTAGGTACTAGTGGAACAGGTCAAGGAAAATATTATAAATCTAAGGAACCCTCACCAAGAAGAGTACCTGAGCCTGGTACATCAGGAGCTTTAGGCTTATTTGCTGTAGGTGCGCTGAGACTGCTAAAGAAAAAGCCTTTAGTCTAA
- the grxC gene encoding glutaredoxin 3, with protein MAAKVEIYTWRTCPFCIRAKSLLKSKGVEFIEYSIDGDEAARNKMAQRANGRRSLPQIFINDDHIGGCDDIHALDSQGKLDELLTTV; from the coding sequence ATGGCTGCCAAAGTAGAAATTTACACCTGGAGGACTTGCCCTTTTTGCATCCGTGCTAAAAGTTTACTGAAGAGTAAGGGTGTTGAATTTATTGAATACAGCATTGACGGAGATGAAGCAGCCAGAAACAAAATGGCTCAAAGAGCGAATGGACGGCGCTCTTTACCGCAAATTTTCATCAATGATGACCATATTGGTGGTTGTGATGACATCCACGCTTTAGATAGTCAAGGTAAGCTGGATGAGCTACTAACTACCGTGTAA
- the gshB gene encoding glutathione synthase, whose protein sequence is MKLAFIIDPIHLLDPCHDTSIALIEAAQILGHEVWITQANLLSVVEGKAWAVLQRVELVPVQLVEGRWVAANPWYKLSDSSLTSLETMDAVFMRTDPPVNDSYLYATYILDYIDQNKTLLINSPSGIRGANEKMYALQFTKAIPETIVSADKEFIREFVKAKGAAVLKPLGNKAGEGILFMQSSDRNFNSIVELSTLQGRVPVMVQTYLPEAKAGDKRIILLNGEPIGALNRLSSGTDFRNNMATGGTVAQTEITSRENEICTQVAERLRQDGLIFVGIDVIGGYLTEVNVTSPTGIREIDRLDGTNLGHQVIQWIEHSLKTKK, encoded by the coding sequence GTGAAACTGGCTTTTATCATTGATCCCATCCATCTACTTGACCCGTGTCATGATACCAGCATTGCCCTGATCGAAGCAGCGCAAATTCTGGGACACGAAGTTTGGATAACTCAAGCAAATCTGCTGAGTGTAGTGGAGGGCAAAGCTTGGGCTGTACTACAGCGAGTCGAACTTGTACCAGTGCAGTTAGTCGAGGGACGCTGGGTAGCGGCGAATCCTTGGTATAAGTTGAGCGATTCTTCCTTAACTTCTTTAGAGACAATGGATGCCGTATTTATGCGGACAGATCCACCTGTAAATGATTCCTACCTCTATGCCACCTACATTCTGGATTACATTGATCAAAATAAAACCCTACTGATTAACAGTCCTAGCGGCATCCGAGGGGCAAATGAAAAAATGTATGCCCTCCAGTTTACCAAAGCAATTCCAGAAACGATTGTCAGTGCTGATAAAGAGTTTATCCGAGAATTTGTCAAAGCAAAGGGGGCAGCAGTTCTCAAACCACTGGGAAACAAAGCTGGAGAAGGAATTTTATTTATGCAATCAAGCGATCGCAATTTTAACTCCATTGTCGAACTCAGTACCCTCCAAGGTCGAGTGCCAGTAATGGTACAAACCTATCTACCGGAGGCAAAAGCAGGAGATAAACGAATTATCCTGCTCAATGGCGAACCGATTGGTGCGCTCAATCGCCTCTCTAGTGGAACTGATTTTCGCAATAATATGGCAACTGGTGGTACAGTCGCTCAAACCGAAATTACCTCAAGAGAAAATGAAATTTGTACCCAAGTAGCCGAACGCTTACGCCAAGACGGTTTAATTTTTGTGGGGATTGATGTTATTGGTGGCTACTTAACTGAAGTTAACGTAACTAGTCCTACAGGAATTCGTGAAATCGATCGCCTAGATGGTACTAATCTTGGTCATCAGGTTATTCAATGGATTGAACACTCACTAAAAACTAAAAAATAA
- the ftsZ gene encoding cell division protein FtsZ, protein MTLDNNQGLTYKNSQSPGQPGFSLAVNSTNPFNNSGLNFGQNHDNKKISAENSRIGEIVPGRVANIKVIGVGGGGGNAVNRMIESDVSGVEFWSINTDAQALTLAGAPSRLQIGQKLTRGLGAGGNPAIGQKAAEESRDEIATALEGADLVFITAGMGGGTGTGAAPIVAEVAKEMGALTVGVVTRPFVFEGRRRTSQAEQGIEGLKSRVDTLIIIPNNKLLEVIPEQTPVQEAFRYADDVLRQGVQGISDIITIPGLVNVDFADVRAIMADAGSALMGIGVSSGKSRAREAAIAAISSPLLESSIEGARGVVFNITGGTDLTLHEVNAAAEAIYEVVDPNANIIFGAVIDDRLQGEVRITVIATGFTGEVQAAVQQSVANVRVAPNTSKRPTTQQPAVNPPTSTPTATPTPTPIPEPKEKIGLDIPDFLKNRRTPRN, encoded by the coding sequence ATGACACTTGATAATAACCAAGGACTTACCTATAAAAATTCCCAATCTCCGGGACAGCCTGGGTTCTCTCTAGCAGTTAACTCGACCAATCCGTTTAATAACTCTGGGCTGAACTTCGGACAAAATCACGATAATAAGAAGATTTCTGCGGAAAATAGCCGAATTGGCGAGATTGTTCCTGGTCGGGTTGCCAACATCAAAGTGATTGGTGTCGGTGGCGGGGGTGGCAATGCCGTTAACCGCATGATCGAATCTGATGTCTCTGGTGTAGAATTTTGGTCAATTAATACTGATGCCCAAGCTTTAACTTTGGCAGGCGCTCCCAGTAGATTACAAATTGGCCAAAAACTAACGCGGGGTTTAGGAGCAGGTGGTAATCCTGCCATTGGTCAAAAGGCAGCGGAGGAATCACGAGACGAAATTGCTACGGCTTTAGAGGGTGCTGACCTAGTATTTATCACCGCCGGTATGGGTGGTGGTACTGGAACTGGTGCAGCCCCAATCGTGGCAGAAGTAGCAAAAGAAATGGGCGCTCTGACTGTTGGGGTAGTCACACGTCCATTCGTCTTTGAAGGTCGCCGCCGCACCAGCCAAGCAGAACAAGGGATTGAAGGACTAAAAAGTAGGGTAGATACACTGATTATTATCCCCAACAACAAATTGCTGGAAGTGATCCCCGAACAAACGCCTGTGCAAGAAGCTTTTCGCTATGCAGATGATGTGCTGCGTCAAGGGGTGCAAGGTATTTCTGATATCATCACGATCCCTGGTTTGGTAAACGTTGACTTTGCTGATGTCCGAGCTATTATGGCAGATGCGGGATCGGCATTGATGGGAATTGGTGTGAGTTCTGGGAAATCTAGAGCCAGAGAAGCTGCGATCGCAGCTATTTCTTCGCCATTACTAGAGTCTTCTATTGAAGGCGCTAGAGGAGTTGTATTTAATATTACTGGTGGTACTGACCTGACTTTGCATGAAGTGAATGCAGCCGCAGAAGCAATCTATGAAGTAGTCGATCCCAACGCCAATATTATTTTTGGGGCTGTAATTGATGACAGACTCCAAGGCGAGGTAAGAATTACTGTAATTGCCACCGGATTTACAGGTGAAGTGCAAGCTGCCGTACAACAAAGTGTAGCTAACGTTCGAGTAGCACCTAATACCTCGAAGCGACCAACAACACAACAACCCGCAGTTAATCCCCCAACTTCAACTCCAACTGCAACTCCAACTCCAACTCCAATTCCAGAACCAAAAGAAAAAATTGGATTGGATATACCTGACTTTCTGAAAAACCGACGAACACCACGGAATTAA
- a CDS encoding cell division protein FtsQ/DivIB, protein MAGILSVSRTDLAQRRKKLRRRRQMKIIQAVWRTFAITGLAGGLLWVAIQPMWVLKTPKQVVMKSGNQLLSDETTKSLLVLSYPQSLWRIEPAAIANSLKKQPTIAQAIVRRRLFPPGLNIEIQERVPVAVTQTPSGQNQGTGNKKITIGLLDASGAWMPLEKYTSLNPTRKLPNLRVIGSPKQYCLYWTQIHQAVSQSSVKIMEIDCQNPANLILKTELGNVHLGVPGPQLSEQIKVLAQMRHLSAKLNSGQIEYIDLKNPEFPLVQMNQKDQKLTPKTPKNI, encoded by the coding sequence ATGGCTGGCATATTATCAGTTTCCCGCACGGATCTAGCCCAGCGTCGTAAGAAATTACGGCGGCGGCGGCAGATGAAAATTATTCAAGCTGTTTGGCGAACTTTTGCCATTACTGGTTTGGCGGGTGGATTGCTGTGGGTGGCAATTCAACCGATGTGGGTGTTAAAAACTCCCAAACAAGTAGTGATGAAATCAGGCAATCAATTACTGTCAGATGAGACAACTAAATCCCTGTTGGTGCTATCTTATCCCCAATCTTTGTGGCGGATTGAACCAGCAGCGATCGCTAACTCTTTGAAAAAACAACCAACTATTGCCCAAGCGATCGTCAGACGCCGCCTCTTTCCCCCTGGATTAAACATCGAAATCCAAGAAAGAGTCCCTGTCGCGGTAACTCAAACACCAAGTGGACAAAATCAAGGCACTGGCAACAAAAAAATCACAATCGGCTTACTAGATGCCAGTGGGGCCTGGATGCCTTTAGAAAAATACACATCACTGAATCCCACTAGGAAACTACCCAATCTCAGAGTAATTGGGTCGCCAAAACAATACTGTCTCTACTGGACTCAAATTCATCAAGCTGTCAGCCAAAGTTCCGTAAAAATTATGGAAATTGATTGCCAAAATCCAGCGAATTTAATTTTGAAAACAGAACTAGGAAATGTACATCTTGGCGTTCCAGGCCCCCAGTTGTCTGAACAAATTAAGGTACTCGCCCAAATGCGCCATTTATCAGCAAAACTCAATTCCGGTCAAATAGAGTATATTGATCTGAAAAATCCCGAATTCCCCTTAGTACAAATGAACCAAAAAGACCAAAAATTAACTCCCAAAACCCCTAAAAACATCTAG
- a CDS encoding P-loop NTPase fold protein, which yields MKTTLNLSRFYKACNPSYTLNISNVLDRQYYIDFADVRGCKIVEELQRTIVRISPDEPTCQLFTGHIGCGKSTELQRLKTELELAGFHVVYFESSQDLDMADIDISDILLSVARQVSASLEGINIKLKGGYFTNLFKEVGDFLQSPIELSGQAELSLGIAKITAKTKDSTQVRNQLRQYLEPRTNSILQAINEEILDKAVEQLKLRGQKGLVVIVDNLDRVDMRPLASGRSQPEYLFIDRGEQLRRLKCHLVYTIPLTLIFSNEYETLKNRLGGGIAPKVLPMVLVRQRDGNDYEPGMSLVRQLVLARAFPEVPLNGRLSLITELFDCSQTLDRLCRVSGGHIRNLLGLLYSCLQRQDPPFSRDCLEAVIKDYRDDLLLAIDESQWELLFEVVQQQRVKGESDYQSLLRSMYLFEYRDPLGRWFGISPALAETEKVLAWQQNK from the coding sequence ATGAAAACGACATTAAATTTGTCACGTTTTTACAAAGCATGTAATCCAAGTTACACGCTTAATATAAGTAACGTGCTAGATCGCCAGTATTACATAGATTTTGCTGATGTCCGTGGTTGCAAGATTGTTGAAGAATTGCAACGGACTATAGTTAGGATTTCTCCTGATGAGCCAACTTGCCAGTTATTTACGGGTCATATTGGCTGCGGTAAGTCAACAGAATTGCAGCGTCTAAAGACAGAACTAGAATTGGCGGGATTTCATGTAGTTTATTTTGAGTCTAGTCAAGACTTAGATATGGCCGATATAGATATCAGCGATATTTTGCTGAGTGTAGCCCGTCAAGTCAGTGCCAGTTTAGAAGGGATTAACATCAAACTCAAAGGTGGTTACTTTACCAATTTGTTCAAAGAAGTAGGCGATTTTTTGCAAAGCCCCATAGAGCTTTCTGGACAAGCAGAGTTGTCCTTGGGTATTGCCAAAATTACCGCCAAAACTAAAGATAGCACCCAAGTGCGGAATCAACTGAGGCAATATTTGGAGCCACGGACTAATAGTATTTTGCAAGCGATTAACGAAGAAATTTTAGACAAGGCTGTTGAACAGCTAAAGCTACGGGGTCAAAAAGGACTGGTAGTGATTGTAGATAATTTGGATCGAGTGGATATGCGTCCCTTAGCATCGGGGCGATCGCAACCAGAATATCTCTTCATCGACCGAGGCGAACAGTTACGGCGACTTAAATGCCACCTAGTTTACACCATTCCCCTGACCTTAATTTTCTCCAATGAGTACGAGACACTAAAAAATCGCCTGGGGGGAGGGATTGCGCCAAAAGTACTGCCAATGGTATTAGTGCGGCAAAGAGATGGTAATGACTACGAACCAGGGATGTCACTAGTACGCCAGTTAGTTCTAGCAAGAGCTTTTCCAGAAGTTCCTTTGAATGGAAGGCTTTCATTAATTACAGAATTATTCGATTGCTCCCAAACCTTGGATCGTCTCTGTCGCGTTAGCGGTGGTCACATTCGCAACTTATTGGGTTTACTTTATAGCTGTCTGCAACGGCAAGATCCACCTTTTTCTAGGGACTGCTTGGAAGCCGTGATTAAAGACTACCGCGACGATCTGCTATTAGCTATTGATGAATCCCAGTGGGAATTATTGTTTGAAGTAGTGCAGCAGCAGAGAGTTAAAGGTGAGTCTGACTACCAGAGTTTACTACGAAGCATGTATCTGTTTGAATATCGCGATCCTCTAGGGCGCTGGTTTGGCATCAGTCCAGCCCTTGCAGAAACAGAAAAAGTTTTAGCTTGGCAACAAAACAAGTAA